In Capricornis sumatraensis isolate serow.1 chromosome 2, serow.2, whole genome shotgun sequence, the DNA window TTGACACTGAAATTGGCCTTGATAAAGGAGTGTTGTTGAGGACAAATGCAGAAAAGGAGTGGAAAGACAAACCACTCAGGCTAGACTGGTCCTTGCACAAACTAAATATCTCAGTTGACGAAAAGTCGGTGGTGGAGAGTTACAGATTAAAAGAGGTAGGAGTCAGGCTCACCCTTCAGTGCTCTTTCTGCCTATACtttaacacacacactcagatcCTTCAGCTGGTTGCTTGTCCCTAAATCTCAGTGAGACAACGGGTGCCGTCTTCTCATTCCCTGAGGGAGGGCTGAGTTAGCTGAGTGTTGCCTGGGACACCTGCCTATGGAACACAACTCGATGTAGCATCCACATCCTCTAAACTCTCCTCTTCCCCCTACAGGAAGCTCATCtcccccctcttctctctctttccatcaTTCAGAGCACCCCAAGATCTGGCTTCCTCGGGCCCTGAGACAGACCTACATCAGGAAGGTTGGAGATACAGTGAACCTTCTAATCCCATTCCAGGTAATCATACCCAGCCCACGTTGAGTCCATGACTAGAGCCAGGCCAGGGTTTTGATTTGGAAACAAAAACCAAGAGTTCTGCTAGTGGTGGGGCAGCTATCCTAGCCTTGAATGGAGGGTGCATGTTCCCCAAAGTTTGAGGTGGCCCTTTCATCAGCAATCCTTGGGGGTTGGGATCAGGTCAGGTCAGGCCAGGCATGCCTAGGGTATGCTGCGAGGCTAATCCACACCCTTCAGTCAGCAGAGATCTGAGAGCTCTCAGCTTgtggggctctcaggagtctggcgggcatcccaggtggctcagtggtaaagaacccacctgccaatgcaggagatgcaggagacgtgggttcgatctctgcatcaggaagattccctggaagagaaaatggcaacccactccagtattcttgcttggaaaatttcgtgggcagaggagtctggcaggttgcagtctatggggtcacaagagtcagacatgactgactgactaagcacacatcCACGGACAAGAGTCTGGGCAGCTACTGTTAGTCCCAGCTGCCCTGAGTGTCCATGACCTAGACTCCCAGAGGGTGGGAGATACAAAGCCCTTTCCCATGATCCTGAGACTGTTGCCGAGAGATGCAAGTCCCCTGGGACAGTTCATCAAACTCTCACTCAAAGAATTTGCAGCTGTGAGTCAAGTCACCATGTGGACTTGGTGGATCTGACCCTTACTGCAGCTGGGAGgggcgaggggcctctcggggtcACTCACAGTCATCTCTCTATTTCTCAGGGCAAACCCAAACCTCAAGCCATCTGGACGCATGATGGCTGTGCCTTGGACACCAGTCGTGTGAGTGTGCGGAATGGGGAGCGGGACTCTATCCTCTTCATCAGAGAGGCCCAGCGTGCTGACTCAGGTCGCTACCAGCTCACTGTGCAGCTGGGCGGGCTGGAGGCCACCGCCACCATTGACATCCTGGTGATTGGTACTGTGGGGACAATGGGAGACTGGGTGGTCCTCGGGGCTCCCTCTCTAGCCTGAATGGGTATCCGCACAGAGAGCTGGGGAAGCGGGACTGTGGGGTGCAGGGGATGGTGGAGGGAGGGCTGGCATAGCAGAAGCCCCTCTTGGAGTGATGTCATGGCATGAGAGCCGTGTCACGCCCACAGTCATGCTTGGCCCTTCCAGAGAGGCCGGGCCCTCCTCAGAGCATCAGGTTGGTGGATGTCTGGGGCTCCAGCGCTACCCTGGAGTGGACTCCTCCCCAAGACATGGGCAATGCGGCCCTCCTGGGATACACGGTGCAGAAGGCTGACACCAAATCTGGGGTGAGGCCTggctgggagagagggagggaggaacacgAACATCCTGGAATGGGGCTCTGGTGACTCCATGCGGTTGGCTGGGGATCAGTGAATTCCCTGAACAGGGGTCTCACTCCTGGCGTGTTGTGGGGCACCTGCAGCTGTGGTTCACTGTGCTGGAGCGCTGTCGCCGTGCCAGCTGCACGGTCCCCAACCTCATCGTCGGCAACTCCTACGCATTTCGAGTCTTTGCTGAGAACCAGTGCGGGCTCAGCGAGAACGCCCCCGTCACTGCCGACCTGGCCCACATCCAGAAAGCAGGTAAGGCACTACCAGGACTCAAAGCTGCAAGGAGTTAAGGAGAAAGAGTTGGCAAGGGATGGGGCCCTCAGACATTTGTTGGTCCCCTCAGCTACTGTTTACAAGACCAAGAGCTTTGCCCAGCGAGGTTTCTCTGAAGCCCCGAAGTTTACCCAGCCCCTGGCGGACTGCACTGCGGTCATTGGCTATGACACCCAGCTCTTCTGCTGTGTCCGTGCCTCCCCCAAGGTGAGCAGGGAGGTCTGTGCATGGCTGggctgtgttattttctgcttgttGAGGAACATTCTAACCAAAACATTTATTCCTGTCACCTTCACAGCACGTTAGGTAGGAACACTCAGGGCACTGGGGTTCAAGACAGGCTGATGGGGATAATGTTTCCGGTTTGCCTCGTAGTGTTTGTTCCTCATACATGAAGATGTCActtaatgttgctgctgctgctgctaagtcgcttcagtcatgtctgactctgtgcagccccatggactgcagcctaccaggctcctccgtccatgggattttccaggcaagagtactagagtgggttgccattgccttctctggtcatTTAATGATCTGCTAGCAACTGGGCACAAGGTTCCAAGCTGTCTCTCTGGCAGGGGCGATggagttgtgttggtttcttcttaCTCTCCCCCTTCACCTTTATCTTCCAGCCAAAGATCATCTGGCTGAAGAACAAGATGGATATCCAGGGCAACCCCAAGTACAGAGCCCTTACTCACCTGGGAATCTGCTCCCTGGAAATCCGCAAGCCTGGCCCCTTTGATGGAGGCATCTACACCTGCAAGGCAGTTAACCCCCTGGGGGAGGCGTCCGTGGACTGTCGGGTGGATGTGAAAGGTAAGGGCACACCTGTCACCTTAGGTAACTCCTCTCTCCTTAGGTGGAAAATCTGACGGCAGGGACACAAGCCTAGAAGGAGAAGGGCTTGGGTGGCTTCCCTTTCAGGCCTTCTCATCACTGTCGTCATGAGGATGCAGCTGAAGAGCCGTCTTTATTATccactctttcatttttctccatcatGATTCTGTAATTTAGGAAGAATcggtatttctgctttgcaaaggaGAGACCTGAAGCACAGGGAGGTGACTGAGCAGTTTACCCTGGATTTCCACTGTTGGTTAGTTGAGGAGTTGGCACTGTGGCGGAAAGAGGCCAAGTCTCCTGGACCTCACCCAGATTGTTTTCATTAAACTGTACAATCTTCTGACTCAGTCCCAGAGAGCTGCAGCTCTTTGTTGGGCATTCAGATAAACCAAAGGACTTTCATCTCCAGTTGTGAAACAGAAATACTGCATAGTCTCTCTACCTCTTTTCAAGcattcacttatttatccattcctgtCACCTTGCTCAGATTGCcatcattacatttatttttaaatttatttttatttatttggctgtgccagcaagatctttagttgtggcatgtgggatccagttgcctgaccagggatcaaaaccaagcagcctgcattggcagtgtggaGGCTTAACATTGGACTGCTAGGAAGTCCCCATCATTGCATTTAGAATATTGTTTATAATGATCTGTTTACTGATCTGTTTACTGATCTATGAGCACTTTGAGGGAAGAGACCATCTTATTTGCCTTTGTCCCCCAGTGTTTAGCCCAGTTTATGACACACAGTGGGCCCTTTCTAAGTGCATGCAGCGTGAATCAGGGCTGAACGGGCCATTACATGTCCTGTTCTTCCCTCTGCATAGATTCCTAATTAGCCTCACAGACTTCTCCCACACCTGAAAGTATATCCCTTCTTGATGTTCTCAAAGGTTTCCCAGAGATTTCTGAGATGTTAACAATGAGAAATGTCTGAATTCTTGCAGCTCCTAATTGAGACATCCTAAGCGGAAATGGGTAACTCTGAGGAAGGTAAGGAAAGAGGGACAGGGGGTCTGAGTGGAGTATTTTATGTTTATGGTTAGTGTTGTTGAATCTGGGACAGATATGTATTCCTGACCTTTCAACCACACACTCACTGgcaaccactttttaaaaaatagtttaatgtattttaatagcaAACATAGCCAGAAGACAGACAACAGTAAAAACATGTACTTGCATGTAGGACAACTCAGAAAAGTATACTGAATGGATGGAATCTACTGTATAATTAAAATGCTATAAACGCCATTTAGTTGAAGTCAATAagaaattttcttgttttaaaaaatccaaatgctGGCATTGTCCAGAAAAATTTaactagtttatttatttattctctttcacttttattttttgaattatggaagtatgataacacatttacaggacacttgaaaaatatagaacaaagttacatatagttccactatgacaggtttatttattattgttataaagTTGAACCGCTGAATCTTGTTTACTGAAACATTTTGACTTGCATTCATGTTTTATGGTCCcacatttatgttaaaaattcaCACAGAAATGGAAACGGAGAAACTAACAGTACCTGATTTCTGTCCCCCATTTTTCCTCTTGCAAACATATATTTAGGTACCTTTTgactcaatagaaaaaaataatgttcagAACTACCAATAGCAGgaagaagagaatttttttttttaaagaatgaaatgtaTCCATCATAGTGCATTATTAAGCAGGTTCTCCACGTTTGTGGTGCTAGCTGTAtgtctttggtataattgttacATGTTTGGCATGAATAACACAAAGGTTGATATTTTCAAAAAGGCCGACAAGAGAGGCCTGGTTTGCCTTCTGTGAAGCACCAATAGCTGCACTCTAGAGGCTCAGATCTGTTTTGAGGTCCTGGGCAATTTTCTGTACCAGACGCAGAAAGGGAAGTTTGCTCATCTAatgacttctgctgctgctaagtcgcttcagtcgtgtctgactctgtgcgaccccatagacggcagcccaccaggctcccccgtccctgggattctccaggcaagaacactggagtgggttgccatttcctcctccaatgcatgaaagtgaaaagtgaaagtgaagtcactcagtcgtgtccgactcttagcgaccccatggactgcagtctatcacgctcctccgcccatggtattttccaggcaagagtactggagtaatgACGTCTAATTTCACCGAGTGCCGGTAGTACCAGTCCTGTTAACGATGAGGTTTCTTTACCCCTCCAGTAGAGGGCGCAGCTTTTGTAGCCAGTTGCTTTACCAGCCATGGATTTGAAGGCAGTCTTGAGCCACCGTAAAGAGACCTCCTTAATTATTCCCCCTTCTCCTTGGCTGGAGCTCTTTGAGCTAGAGGCAGTGCTGACATTTGAGAGAGATGGCGGAGCAGCTGCAACTGTGTAcacaattcttttcttttaaccaCTTTTTTTGTAAGTGAATAAATACTATCATCCATGTGGAGGAAAGTTACTATAGATGAGGTCTACTTTTGTCTCAGTCTCCATCTATCTGTAATCCTCAAGCTGATGTTAGGAATTAAACTTAATGGTCTCCTGAACAAGAGTGATGGCATCTACCTAATTGTaagggtggggtggaggagggtcTGTGGGAAGGAGTGAACAGGTGCTGTAAGGAAAGGCATCAAGGAAACAGTCAGGAGTGGAGGATGGTGGAGGTCACAGCCACCATAtggcagaaaaagagagaagacgaTGTTTCTGTCAATAAGTGTTTCTACCACAGTATGTTAAGCATGATGAAAAAAAGATTAGTTTGCTTGCTTTTTACTTTGAAGCTTTGGGATTCCTTCCCTTCCAAGAGAAGAAAACCACTGTTATCCTTATATGTCAATAATAATTGAACATGTGGGTTATGCGGTCCCAAGCAGCACATTATTGACAAAGGGCAACTTAGATTGTCATGTAAACTTGACAGCTCCTTCAAGTCTCTACATCATTCACAGTAGAAATGTTGTGTACAAGCTGATGAGTGGGGTGGAAAGGAAGCTCATGAGAAAATTAAAGAGAACTGGTTCCCAACGTCTCCTCTGACTTGCAGCTCCTGGCTGATGAAACCCAAGAGTGAATTCCATCCCAGAAGCCATTTATTTAAGC includes these proteins:
- the MYBPHL gene encoding myosin-binding protein H-like: MEAATAQEAALGPTLKVKEASPPDADGPQTSPQRGAGSPLPQLLPPIEEHPKIWLPRALRQTYIRKVGDTVNLLIPFQGKPKPQAIWTHDGCALDTSRVSVRNGERDSILFIREAQRADSGRYQLTVQLGGLEATATIDILVIERPGPPQSIRLVDVWGSSATLEWTPPQDMGNAALLGYTVQKADTKSGLWFTVLERCRRASCTVPNLIVGNSYAFRVFAENQCGLSENAPVTADLAHIQKAATVYKTKSFAQRGFSEAPKFTQPLADCTAVIGYDTQLFCCVRASPKPKIIWLKNKMDIQGNPKYRALTHLGICSLEIRKPGPFDGGIYTCKAVNPLGEASVDCRVDVKGSLWQDCVLKKLQHSVCLD